One Bradyrhizobium zhanjiangense DNA segment encodes these proteins:
- a CDS encoding Bug family tripartite tricarboxylate transporter substrate binding protein codes for MRVRDAIVLCLITVSIAASGWRQAAAESYPSRRINLIVPFPAGSATDAVTRRLAESIRIETGATVLIENKPGADGNLAALAVLKAEADGYTVFVTTNSTQAANINLFNAMPYDPAADFAPAAGIMTIPMILAVKPEFPAQSVAEFIALAKTREKPLSFGSGNTSSRGAAELFRARAGINMQHVPYRGMPQALTDVLSGEIDCVFADPASAQGLIQDGRLRVLAVTSSDRLPGMPDVPTLAQAGLSGAELTAWVGVFVRAGTASDVVAKLSRVVLAFVNNKETVDYLESVGAKPFPAGADQLKAFEEADTRRWAEIVAIAKIEKK; via the coding sequence ATGCGAGTTCGGGATGCGATCGTTCTGTGCCTGATCACCGTGTCGATCGCGGCGTCCGGATGGCGGCAGGCCGCGGCGGAATCATACCCGTCGCGACGCATCAATCTCATCGTGCCGTTCCCGGCAGGCAGTGCCACCGATGCCGTGACGCGGCGCCTCGCCGAAAGCATTCGCATCGAGACCGGTGCGACCGTGCTGATCGAGAACAAGCCGGGTGCCGACGGCAATCTGGCGGCGCTTGCGGTTCTGAAGGCTGAGGCGGACGGTTACACCGTGTTCGTCACCACAAACTCGACGCAAGCGGCCAATATCAACCTGTTCAACGCGATGCCCTATGATCCCGCGGCGGACTTTGCGCCTGCGGCGGGGATCATGACCATTCCGATGATTCTGGCCGTCAAGCCGGAATTTCCGGCACAGAGCGTCGCGGAGTTCATCGCCTTGGCGAAGACGCGCGAGAAGCCACTCTCATTCGGAAGCGGCAATACGTCGAGCCGGGGTGCTGCGGAGTTGTTCCGGGCCAGGGCCGGAATCAACATGCAGCACGTTCCCTATCGCGGGATGCCACAGGCTCTGACGGATGTGCTGTCGGGCGAGATCGATTGCGTCTTCGCCGATCCGGCGAGTGCGCAGGGCCTGATCCAGGACGGTCGGTTGCGTGTCCTTGCCGTGACGAGCAGCGATCGGCTGCCGGGGATGCCCGACGTCCCAACGCTCGCGCAGGCCGGTCTGTCTGGTGCGGAGCTGACCGCCTGGGTCGGTGTGTTCGTGCGGGCAGGCACCGCGTCCGACGTCGTGGCGAAGCTGAGCCGGGTCGTGCTGGCCTTCGTCAACAACAAGGAGACGGTGGACTATCTCGAATCCGTGGGCGCAAAACCGTTTCCGGCCGGAGCCGACCAGCTGAAAGCGTTCGAGGAAGCCGATACGCGGCGCTGGGCCGAGATCGTCGCGATCGCGAAGATCGAGAAGAAATAG
- a CDS encoding MaoC/PaaZ C-terminal domain-containing protein, which translates to MNLEAVRNFRFEPVTQSYTRRDTMLYALGLGFGSDPLDPAQLDFVYEANLKAVPSICCVLAHPGFWAKRPELGIDWLKLLHGEQHFEIHAPIPAEGTVRASYEIVSVADKGAGKGAILHLVKTLDDAVSGTKLATVRSVLFLRGDGGCGSFGNVPAEPTALPEQAPSQTEDIATLPQSALIYRLSGDYNPIHADPDAAARAGFDRPILHGLCTLGIATRAVLVSLAGGRTERLLSLSARFSRPVFPGETIRTEFLSVGGQIRFRSRVLERDVVVLDRGTAVLRD; encoded by the coding sequence TTGAACCTCGAAGCCGTACGAAATTTCCGTTTTGAGCCAGTCACGCAGAGCTATACCCGTCGCGACACCATGCTGTACGCGCTCGGCCTTGGCTTTGGTTCCGATCCACTTGACCCGGCGCAGCTCGATTTCGTCTATGAGGCAAATCTCAAGGCCGTGCCGTCGATCTGCTGTGTCCTCGCTCATCCCGGGTTCTGGGCGAAACGGCCGGAGCTCGGCATCGATTGGTTGAAGCTCCTGCACGGTGAGCAGCACTTCGAAATTCACGCTCCGATACCGGCCGAAGGCACGGTGAGAGCCAGCTATGAGATCGTCAGCGTGGCGGATAAGGGCGCAGGAAAGGGCGCGATCCTTCACCTCGTCAAGACACTCGACGATGCCGTCAGCGGAACGAAGTTGGCGACCGTTCGCAGCGTGCTGTTCCTGCGCGGCGACGGTGGCTGCGGCAGCTTTGGCAATGTCCCGGCCGAGCCTACTGCCCTTCCGGAACAGGCCCCCTCGCAGACCGAGGACATTGCGACGTTGCCGCAAAGCGCACTGATCTACCGGTTGAGCGGCGACTACAATCCGATACACGCCGATCCCGACGCCGCCGCAAGGGCCGGCTTCGACCGCCCGATCCTCCATGGCCTGTGCACGCTAGGAATTGCAACGCGCGCGGTCCTCGTCTCCCTCGCGGGTGGCCGGACCGAACGTCTTCTCTCGCTATCGGCCCGTTTCAGCCGTCCCGTCTTTCCGGGAGAGACTATCCGAACGGAATTCCTCTCCGTCGGTGGCCAAATCCGCTTTCGCTCACGCGTCCTCGAGCGCGACGTCGTCGTGCTCGACCGGGGAACGGCGGTGCTCCGCGATTGA
- a CDS encoding ABC transporter substrate-binding protein, with protein sequence MILVGLHASQAAAGEKRYGPGVTDTEIKIGNTSPYSGPASAFSMVAKTEEAYFRKVNAEGGINGRRIVFLSYDDAYSPPKTVEQTRRLVESDEVLLVFNALGTAANSAVQKYLNVRKVPQLFVSSGAAKWNDPQNFPWTMGFTPSYETEGYIYARYVLRERPTAKIAILFQNDDFGKDYLRGIRKALGDKAASMIVAEEAFDVSEPTIDSHLVKLKATGADVLFDIATPKFAAQAIKKVSELGWKPLHLLSYVSASIGSVIKPAGFEHAQGLISAAYFKDPNDPAWADDSGLKELNRFLDGYFPGADRSDTLIVNGYNTAQALVHLLKQCGDDLTRENVMRQAAQLKEVELGMLLPGIRLNTSPGDFAPVKQWQLMRFEGANWHLFGDVMSGETKN encoded by the coding sequence GTGATCCTGGTTGGTCTGCACGCAAGTCAGGCCGCGGCTGGAGAGAAGCGATATGGACCGGGTGTCACCGATACCGAGATCAAGATCGGCAACACGTCGCCCTATAGCGGCCCGGCATCCGCCTTCAGCATGGTCGCCAAGACCGAGGAGGCCTACTTCCGCAAGGTCAACGCGGAAGGTGGCATCAACGGCCGGCGCATTGTCTTCCTGTCATACGACGACGCGTACTCGCCGCCGAAGACGGTCGAGCAGACGAGGCGGCTGGTTGAGAGCGACGAGGTTCTGCTGGTCTTCAACGCGCTCGGCACCGCGGCCAACTCGGCCGTGCAAAAATATCTGAACGTCAGGAAGGTGCCGCAATTGTTCGTGTCGAGCGGAGCGGCCAAGTGGAATGATCCTCAGAACTTCCCCTGGACGATGGGATTTACCCCAAGCTACGAGACCGAGGGCTACATCTACGCAAGATATGTGCTGCGGGAACGACCGACGGCGAAGATCGCGATCCTCTTTCAGAACGACGACTTCGGAAAGGACTACCTCCGGGGGATCAGGAAGGCGCTCGGCGACAAGGCCGCGTCAATGATCGTCGCGGAGGAAGCCTTCGACGTGTCGGAGCCGACCATCGACTCGCACCTCGTCAAGCTGAAGGCGACCGGCGCGGACGTGTTGTTCGACATCGCAACACCGAAATTTGCGGCGCAAGCGATCAAGAAGGTGTCGGAGCTCGGCTGGAAGCCGCTGCATCTTCTCAGCTATGTCTCGGCATCGATCGGAAGCGTGATCAAGCCCGCAGGATTCGAGCATGCGCAAGGCCTGATCTCGGCTGCGTATTTCAAGGATCCGAACGACCCCGCGTGGGCGGACGATTCCGGCCTCAAGGAGCTCAACCGATTTCTGGACGGCTATTTTCCCGGCGCTGATCGCAGCGATACGCTGATCGTGAACGGCTACAACACGGCGCAGGCGCTCGTCCATCTGCTGAAGCAGTGTGGCGACGATCTCACGCGCGAGAACGTGATGCGGCAGGCGGCCCAGCTGAAAGAGGTCGAATTGGGTATGCTGCTTCCCGGCATCCGATTGAACACGTCACCGGGCGATTTCGCCCCGGTGA